A DNA window from Naumovozyma dairenensis CBS 421 chromosome 7, complete genome contains the following coding sequences:
- the RQC2 gene encoding Rqc2p (similar to Saccharomyces cerevisiae YPL009C; ancestral locus Anc_8.75), whose protein sequence is MKQRISALDLQILAAELKTSLEGYRLNNIYNASDSNRQFLLRFNKPDSKLNVIVDCGLRIHLTEFTRPIPSAPSGFVMKLRKHLKSKRLTALRQVKNDRILVLQFADGLFFLVLEFFSAGNVILLDENRKIMSLQRIVHEHENIIGETYTMFDESLFHTADDTNATNITNKDFSEGLVKNWLDEVKQKYAVAASTILETSKNDKSHQKKKIKVMSIHKLLLSKEPHLSSDLLSKNLKMSKIDPSTSALDFENRVDDIIKLLNTTESEYHQLLNDNEHRVGYILDHENKNFNPKIDSNPDLEFIYETFHPFEPYVEEKDKASSHISEIPGYYNKTLDKFFSTIESSKYALRIQNQELQAKKKLDEAKLDNQKKLQALIDVQSSNEEKGHLIVANADLVEEAKSAIQGLVDQQMDWNTIEKLIKSEQKKHVKIAELIVLPLNLKENKFKMKLPLKTFDDDEQNDTSDEDDNSSSSFSESDSENASSSSDASDSDISDFETEESVQKEVPPKKRKTKRSSATSQPNEKMITVTIDLGFSAYANASEYFNAKKTSAEKQKRVEKNIEKAMKNIEEKVNTQLKKKLKESHEVLKKIRTPYFFEKYHWFISSEGYLVMMGKNDAETDQIYSKYIEDDDVFMSNNFGTKVWIKNPMKHEVPPNTLMQAGILCMSSSEAWSKKIASSAWWCNAKNVTKFDKFDKSVLPPGVFVLKDEKDQNTLPASQLVMGLGFLWKVKTSDNGDEDVKEFEGEQEELSLIDEEEENEEFRGNDSVVIPTDDDHTDSYDNNDSINIVAEIGNDLKDLDLNKDEVRIPEEEEEEFDNRTIATGLVENMNKNVRGKKGKLKKMQKKYADQDESERLLRLQALGTLRGLEKQQLREKEEIAKQQKREYKKAKREKQKEMQALKFTRNEKVKVNYQKPFTELKAVLTKDDKVVDIVPVFAPWPALLKYKYKVKIQPGSAKKTKTLSEILHFFMNRKVDTTLADKEIDWPNEHELIKTLKEQDLVLLLCVDKLKVTLPGKNDTSKKGNQKNGSKGKSKRK, encoded by the coding sequence atgaaacaaagaaTTAGTGCTTTGGATTTACAAATTCTAGCAGCAGAATTGAAAACCTCATTAGAAGGTTATagattgaataatatttataatgCTTCCGATTCTAATAGACAATTCCTCTTAAGATTTAACAAACCTGACTCTAAATTAAATGTCATTGTAGATTGCGGGTTGAGGATCCATTTGACTGAATTCACTAGACCTATCCCATCGGCACCTTCTGGATTCGTTATGAAATTGAGAAAACATTTGAAATCGAAACGATTAACTGCATTGAGACAAGTTAAAAATGATAGAATTTTAGTGCTACAATTTGCTGATGGTTTGTTTTTTCTGGTTTTGGAATTCTTTAGTGCAGGGAATGTTATCTTGTTGGATGAAAATAGGAAGATTATGTCATTACAGAGAATTGTTCATGAGcatgaaaatattattggtgAAACTTATACGATGTTTGATGAATCCTTATTTCATACAGCTGATGATACCAATGCTACAAATATAACTAATAAGGATTTCTCGGAAGGTTTAGTCAAGAATTGGTTAGATGAAgtcaaacaaaaatatgCGGTTGCTGCATCAACAATATTGGAAACCTCCAAGAATGATAAGTCacatcaaaagaaaaaaattaaagttATGTCAATACataaattattactatCAAAGGAACCACACCTATCCTCTGATTTACTTTctaagaatttgaaaatgagtAAAATTGATCCATCCACATCTGCACTTGATTTCGAAAATAGAGTTGATGATATCatcaaattattgaatacAACTGAATCAGAATACCATCAGTTATTAAACGACAATGAGCATAGAGTAGGGTATATCTTAGACCacgaaaacaaaaacttTAACCCTAAAATTGATAGTAATCCAGATTTGGAATTCATCTACGAGACGTTTCATCCTTTTGAACCGTATgtggaagaaaaagataaagCATCATCTCATATAAGTGAGATTCCGggttattataataaaacgTTGGATAAATTCTTCTCAACGATCGAATCCTCTAAGTATGCTCTTCGAattcaaaatcaagaatTGCAggcaaagaagaaattagatGAGGCTAAATTAGATAATCAGAAAAAGCTTCAAGCCCTAATAGATGTTCAATCCtctaatgaagaaaagggACATTTAATTGTGGCCAATGCAGATCTAGTAGAAGAAGCGAAATCCGCTATTCAAGGATTAGTCGACCAACAAATGGATTGGAATACTATTgagaaattaattaaaagtGAACAGAAGAAACATGTCAAAATTGCAGAATTGATCGTTCTGCCTTTGAacttgaaagaaaataaattcaagATGAAGCTACCTTTGAAGACCTTCGATGACGATGAACAAAATGACACCtctgatgaagatgataattcctcctcctccttCTCCGAATCTGATTCAGAGaatgcttcttcttcatcggATGCAAGTGATTCTGATATTTCAGATTTTGAGACAGAAGAAAGCGTACAAAAAGAAGTACCCCCaaaaaagaggaaaacGAAGAGATCATCTGCGACATCTCAACCTAATGAAAAAATGATTACAGTTACTATTGATCTTGGTTTCTCTGCTTATGCTAATGCATctgaatatttcaatgCTAAGAAAACGAGTGCTGAAAAGCAAAAACGTgtagaaaagaatattgaaaaggcTATGAAAAACATCGAGGAAAAAGTTAACACgcaattgaaaaagaaattgaaagaatctCACGAAGTGCTGAAGAAAATTAGAACGCCATATTTCTTCGAAAAATATCATTGGTTCATTTCCTCTGAAGGGTATCTTGTTATGATGGGTAAGAATGATGCAGAAACAGATCAAATATATAGTAAATATATcgaggatgatgatgtctTTATGTCAAATAACTTCGGTACAAAAGTTTGGATTAAGAACCCTATGAAACATGAAGTTCCGCCAAATACTTTAATGCAAGCAGGAATATTATGTATGTCTTCCAGTGAAGCTTGGTCCAAGAAGATTGCGTCGTCAGCATGGTGGTGTAATGCCAAAAACGTCACCAAgtttgataaatttgataaaagTGTGTTACCACCCGgtgtttttgttttaaaagatgaaaaggaTCAAAATACCTTACCAGCATCTCAACTTGTCATGGGTTTAGGTTTTTTATGGAAGGTAAAGACTTCCGATAATGGGGATGAAGATGTGAAGGAATTTGAAGGAGAGCAAGAAGAACTTTCCTTAatagatgaagaagaagaaaatgaagaatttagaGGAAATGATAGTGTAGTCATTCCGACAGATGATGATCATACAGACAGCTATGATAACAATGACTCTATTAATATAGTTGCAGAAATCGGTAATGACCTCAAAGATTTAGATCTCAATAAGGATGAAGTTAGAATACctgaagaggaagaagaggaaTTTGATAACAGGACGATAGCTACAGGCTTAGTAGAAAATATGAACAAAAACGTTCGTGGTAAGAAAGGTAAATTAAAAAAGATGCAAAAGAAATATGCTGATCAAGATGAATCCGAGAGATTATTAAGATTACAAGCTTTGGGTACATTAAGAGGATTAGagaaacaacaattaaGGGAGAAGGAAGAGATTGCTAAACAACAAAAGAGGGAATATAAAAAAGCTAAACGTGAGAAACAAAAGGAAATGCAGGCTTTGAAATTTACCAGAAATGAGAAGGTAAAGGTGAACTATCAAAAACCTTTCACAGAATTGAAAGCTGTCCTGactaaagatgataaagtaGTTGATATTGTTCCTGTATTTGCTCCATGGCCTGCGCTTTTAAAGTATAAATACAAGGTGAAAATTCAGCCAGGAAGTGCCAAAAAGACAAAAACTTTGTCAGAAATCCTACATTTCTTTATGAATCGTAAAGTTGATACCACGTTGGCAGATAAGGAGATTGATTGGCCAAACGAACATGAATTAATCAAAACGTTGAAGGAGCAGGACTTGGTTTTATTGTTATGtgttgataaattaaaggTTACTCTTCCAGGAAAGAATGATACATCCAAGAAGGGCAACCAAAAAAATGGGAGTAAGGGAAAAtctaaaagaaaataa
- the NDAI0G03410 gene encoding putative hydroxyacid dehydrogenase (similar to Saccharomyces cerevisiae YGL185C; ancestral locus Anc_8.146): protein MSEEKKPFCLSTKPNEDSPLLNSDKFLEDFNLLNVELTTKEAFLSFLHDHKNDNIVAIYGGFPQFTSIGGLTKEIIEHEDFPQCTLKCIVLCSRGYNMIDIKTLKKFGIQLYNYQDEVDESIAIETFKVGQVGNDVADCAMWHVLEGFRKFSYQQSIIRKLGNTNETRANIANKTGYVFGHEYLRGQSIRSPRGKKCLVLGLGSIGKHVALKLQDGLGMDIHYCKRTEDLQVKEKYGWKFHPLDDSLYSQLFQFKAIVVALPGTAETKHLINEKFLAHCDGPELVLVNLGRGQILDIDAVTTAFEEGQLRHFGGDVFYEEPKVNSDVLKMEDTTSVTPHVASATVEVFEQACELALTNIIRSITEEDNESPDTECFSRVV from the coding sequence ATGtcagaagaaaaaaaaccATTTTGTTTATCTACAAAACCAAATGAAGATTCACCTCTCCTTAATTCTGACAAATTTCTAGAAGATTTCAATCTTTTAAATGTAGAATTGACCACAAAGGAGGCATTTTTAAGTTTCTTACATGATCATAAAAATGACAATATCGTAGCAATTTACGGAGGTTTCCCACAATTCACTTCAATCGGCGGGTTaactaaagaaattattgaacaTGAAGATTTCCCTCAGTGTACTTTGAAATGTATCGTTCTTTGTTCAAGGGGTTATAATATGATTGATATAAAGactttaaagaaattcGGTATCCAATTGTATAATTATCAAGATGAAGTTGATGAGTCTATAGCCATTGAAACTTTCAAAGTTGGTCAAGTTGGAAATGACGTTGCTGATTGTGCAATGTGGCATGTCTTGGAAGGATTTAGGAAGTTCTCTTATCAACAGtcaattattagaaaattgGGGAATACTAATGAAACAAGAGCAAATATTGCTAACAAAACTGGTTATGTCTTCGGCCATGAATATTTACGTGGTCAATCTATCAGATCTCCAAGGGGGAAGAAATGCTTAGTCTTGGGATTAGGTTCTATTGGTAAACATGTTGCAttaaaattacaagatgGGTTAGGAATGGATATACATTATTGTAAAAGAACTGAAGACTTGCAAGTGAAGGAGAAATACGGTTGGAAATTCCATCCTTTGGATGATTCTTTATATAGTCAacttttccaattcaaagCCATTGTTGTTGCTTTGCCTGGTACAGCTGAGACAAAacatttaattaatgaaaaattcttaGCTCATTGTGATGGCCCTGAATTAGTATTGGTTAATTTAGGAAGAGGTCAAAttcttgatattgatgCGGTCACAACAGCGTTCGAAGAAGGCCAATTAAGACACTTTGGCGGTGACGTATTTTATGAAGAGCCTAAAGTGAATAGCGATGTTCTCAAAATGGAAGATACTACTTCAGTAACACCTCACGTCGCTAGTGCCACTGTAGAAGTGTTTGAACAAGCTTGCGAACTGGCTTTAACTAATATCATTAGATCAATTACTGAAGAAGACAATGAAAGTCCGGATACAGAATGCTTCTCACGCGTAGTTTAG
- the NDAI0G03420 gene encoding C2H2-type zinc finger protein (similar to Saccharomyces cerevisiae YER130C; ancestral locus Anc_8.144) — protein sequence MIIKEESKSPDLSKPFANLFQQNLIQLGQESHHVSQNDGTRSTNNDRSDSTYEDRIDKFCTQSDEAFRTFFESFCVSLDGSDNDTTTTAASKNNFNNLNLHTRDYISNYDAGSIDQKLNLDMDFVPKSLDMDLGLGGFDFDFNLVNDSNNTKSSSNSNNNSNETPLTTNVSTTCNSIKNYSTNNKQDVPLVSESIDNFQRLISMEEKKLNSATVLTPSIVTSTRNSNNMFNRNNNSNLPNLLEGPSPTSKENNNDDAGTNTKIELPLSIAASVNDISSNNNRKVANNNNNNNNNSISGILPKEEGSLVDFTLPNWSDFATKLEEGNGKNTPVKKENSDNITNNFPIKNNNKNHNSNNKKITVKELRSISLSPKSTFRERFSGPISIPIQPINSNRPKPRGRKPSIVPDGSKQFLCTICSRRFRRQEHMKRHIRTIHFQERPYTCYVCEKTFSRSDNLNQHLRTHTRNYEVKHPPLFNYDHRSSI from the coding sequence atgattattaaagaagaaagtaaAAGCCCAGATTTAAGTAAACCATTCGCAAATTTATTTCAACAGAACCTTATACAATTGGGACAAGAATCTCATCATGTTTCGCAAAATGATGGGACACGCTCAACTAATAATGACCGTTCGGATAGTACCTATGAAGATAGAATAGATAAATTTTGTACACAATCAGATGAAGCCTTTAGAACCTTCTTTGAATCCTTCTGTGTGTCATTGGATGGTTCAGATAATGACACTACAACTACTGCGGCCTCTaagaataattttaataatctGAATTTGCATACAAGagattatatttcaaattatgaCGCTGGAAGTATAGATCAGAAATTAAATCTAGATATGGATTTTGTACCAAAGAGTTTGGATATGGATTTAGGTCTTGGtggatttgattttgattttaatttagttaatgattcaaataatactaaaagttcttctaattcaaataataatagtaacgAGACTCCATTAACGACTAATGTATCTACCACATGTAATTCCATAAAGAATTATAgtacaaataataaacaagaCGTCCCATTGGTTTCTGAATCAATTGACAATTTCCAAAGGTTGATATcaatggaagaaaaaaaattaaattcagCTACTGTTCTTACCCCTTCTATTGTTACTTCCACgagaaattcaaataatatgtttaataggaataataatagtaatttACCTAACCTTTTGGAGGGACCTTCTCCTACTAGtaaggaaaataataatgatgatgctgGTACAAATACCAAGATAGAACTACCTTTATCAATTGCAGCTTCTGTCAACGATATCAGTTCAAATAACAATAGAAAAGTcgctaataataataataataataataataattcaatttctgGTATCCTtccaaaagaagaaggctCTCTTGTTGACTTCACCTTACCAAACTGGTCTGATTTTGCAActaaattagaagaaggaaatgGAAAGAATACGCCAGTTAAGAAGGAAAATTCAGACAATATTACAAATAACTTTCCtataaaaaacaacaataagAATCACAACagtaataacaaaaaaattacagTCAAAGAATTGAGATCCATATCCCTTTCACCAAAATCAACGTTTAGAGAAAGGTTCTCGGGGCCAATTTCAATACCAATCCAACCTATCAATAGTAATAGACCAAAACCAAGAGGAAGGAAACCTTCAATTGTTCCAGATGGTTCCAAACAATTTTTATGTACAATTTGTAGTAGAAGGTTTAGAAGACAAGAACATATGAAAAGACATATCAGAACAATTCATTTCCAAGAAAGACCATACACTTGCTATGTTTGTGAAAAGACATTTAGTAGAAGTgataatttaaatcaaCATTTAAGGACTCATACACGTAATTATGAAGTTAAGCATCCACCTCTATTCAACTATGATCATCGatcttcaatttga
- the MND1 gene encoding Mnd1p (similar to Saccharomyces cerevisiae MND1 (YGL183C); ancestral locus Anc_8.143) yields the protein MPPKRNSSTAVASNTNSNPTQQSKRPKPPSQQLKKQEILTFLQSTYSYYTLKELEKLIPKNCKSISNGILVKDLIKSLLDDDLIHMEKCGNINIIWCFKRQVMKEQFIIGEKLESSLQVCKEEYSKLENDIEDCLQGEYNEYIIDDGNNGGKLKRDDCLRELKELDDKLKVSKNNVMELEKFKWDDERISLEKEEKLKDINRLEKLTDNIEILVSYLSNKFLIDSKQIRKEFGIPEDFKEFS from the coding sequence ATGCCACCTAAAAGAAACTCCAGCACAGCGGTCGCGTCTAATACAAACTCCAATCCAACACAACAATCAAAGAGGCCCAAACCACCTTCacaacaattaaaaaaacaagaaatattgACATTTTTACAAAGCACATACTCATATTATACgttgaaagaattagaaaaacTGATCCCAAAAAACTGTAAATCTATATCGAATGGTATATTAGTTAAAGATTTAATCAAGtcattattagatgatgatttaattCATATGGAAAAATGTGggaatattaatattatatggTGCTTTAAGAGACAAGTTATGAAGGAACAATTTATCATTGGtgaaaaattggaaagttCATTGCAAGTTtgtaaagaagaatatagtaaattggaaaatgatATCGAAGATTGTTTACAAGGAGAATacaatgaatatattatagaTGATGGAAATAATGGTGGAAAATTAAAGAGAGATGATTGTTTGAGAgaattaaaggaattagatgataaattaaaggTTTCTAAAAATAATGTGATGGAATTAGAGAAATTTAAATGGGATGACGAAAGGATTTCTttggaaaaagaagaaaaactGAAAGATATTAATCGATTGGAAAAACTAactgataatattgaaatattagTATCATACCtttctaataaatttttaattgattcaaaaCAGATAAGGAAAGAATTCGGAATACCAGAAGACTTCAAAGAGTTTTCGTAA
- the GTS1 gene encoding Gts1p (similar to Saccharomyces cerevisiae GTS1 (YGL181W); ancestral locus Anc_8.142), which yields MARFTSGRTNNNHHHGHGHGHGHGNNNLKKIRSPNIESELKDLLNAPENSNKCGECGSAYPTWCSLNLGIFLCGRCASVHRKILNNREDDVFSKIKSLSLDRWYDDDIDSFSKLGGNKGNNQFWNPKREPFPFDGDDDKSIVEHFIRDKYIVGKFRYDDVKPEDFGNKDDFDTDHRSYSRRSSYDDTDDYGYSRSTDSSNRGFKYSRQLEELRDMGYNSNISRIKDTLERTHGNINKTIDILERYDSTSSFSRETSHHTTAHSTAPSSSGSGAINNPPLPKRRSTLSGPQPAVFDGSTDIASLVAQQTAAVGAGAAGLVPGSVQQYYDPATGMIYVDQQQYMLAMQLQQQQQQQQQQQHVLQAQLQQQQQAVPQMGMQFQQVPTGLPIIYNGVQIFPNNPQYQQLLMLQQQQQQQQKQQNMGYFQ from the coding sequence ATGGCCAGATTTACCAGTGGTagaactaataataatcatcatcatggTCATGGCCATGGTCATGGTcatggtaataataacttaAAGAAGATTAGGTCACCTAATATTGAATCTGAATTAAAGGACTTACTAAACGCTCCAGAAAATTCCAATAAATGTGGTGAATGTGGATCTGCCTATCCAACTTGGTGCTCTTTAAATTTAGGTATCTTTTTATGTGGTAGATGTGCATCTGTTCATAGAaagattttgaataatagAGAGGATGATGTTTTCTCTAAGATTAAATCATTGTCTCTTGATAGGTGGtacgatgatgatattgattcGTTTAGTAAATTAGGTGGGAATAAAGgtaataatcaattttgGAATCCAAAGAGGGAACCTTTTCCATttgatggtgatgatgataagtCTATTGTAGAACATTTTATTAGAGACAAGTATATTGTGGGGAAATTCAGATACGATGATGTTAAACCTGAAGATTTCGgaaataaagatgattttgaCACGGATCATAGATCATATTCAAGGAGGTCATCCTATGATGATACAGACGACTATGGCTATTCAAGAAGTACAGATAGTTCAAATAGAggatttaaatattcaagaCAACTTGAGGAGTTGAGAGATATGGGATATAActcaaatatttcaagaaTAAAAGACACCCTTGAAAGGACACATGGTAATATAAATAAGACCATTGacattttggaaagataTGATAGTACCAGTTCATTTTCAAGAGAGACCAGTCATCATACTACGGCACATTCTACGgcaccttcttcttctggaAGTGGGGCAATCAATAATCCCCCATTGCCAAAGAGACGTTCGACGCTGTCGGGTCCACAGCCGGCCGTATTTGATGGGTCTACAGATATTGCTTCCTTAGTTGCCCAACAAACAGCTGCTGTAGGTGCTGGTGCAGCAGGCTTGGTACCAGGGTCAGTCCAACAATATTATGATCCAGCAACTGGTATGATATATGTCGATCAACAACAGTATATGCTAGCTATGCAACtgcagcagcaacaacagcaacagcaacagcaacagcatGTATTGCAAGCACAActacaacaacagcaacaagCTGTTCCGCAAATGGGTATGCAATTTCAACAAGTTCCAACTGGTCTTCCAATTATCTATAATGGTGTCCAAATATTTCCGAACAATCCACAATACCAGcaattattaatgttacaacagcagcaacagcaacagcaaaAGCAACAAAATATGGGGTACTTCCAATAA